A single window of Venturia canescens isolate UGA chromosome 3, ASM1945775v1, whole genome shotgun sequence DNA harbors:
- the LOC122407719 gene encoding odorant receptor 13a-like, protein MILKSDDETSNLIDKYNLYENILKKMLLFAGVWPRKNSSVVYRFLMCVHGLGSFLMLFAITKFCLEHITNLHLFLTGLGLGLGFVTIIQKMICLAIYRDNLFELHGTLAYTFAKDYNNAEMQPILMSPLLSFYRPSQIMMGISWTIMALYWSVPLVFILIQLAEGENSIKYLLPFPTSFPWPVTVNKWVYAGLYIFEVYASTCLVVFTVAVDSLFGFFIFQISGQLRTLSHRIRNVGSGANHREELIECISRHQTLTQCQRSLGRIYGPIVLWLSVASAMVLCALIYQAAHLSPKKAVIVVLYLFIKGIQTLFYGWSGTTLSIENDNFREAVYSSDWAGSGEKTLMTNILMLLIYNKPFVLKACSVTTISVDLFITVSNTAISYYFMLRTLEKAQ, encoded by the exons atg ATTCTCAAAAGTGATGACGAAACGTCGAATCTCATCGACAAGTACAATttgtatgaaaatatattgaaaaagatGCTGCTCTTCGCAGGAGTTTGGcccagaaaaaattcaagcgtTGTTTATCGTTTTTTGATGTGTGTCCATGGATTAGGATCGTTTTTAATGCTTTTTGCAATTACTAAGTTTTGTCTCGAGCACATTACGAATCTTCATTTGTTCTTGACTGGTCTCGGCCTAGGTCTCGGTTTCGTAACCATCATACAAAAA ATGATATGCTTGGCCATATATCGCGACAATTTGTTCGAGCTGCATGGCACACTGGCATACACATTTGCAAAAGATTACAACAATGCAGAGATGCAACCGATATTAATGTCGCcacttttatcattttatcgACCTTCCCAAATAATGATGGGAATATCCTGGACGATAATGGCACTCTATTGGAGCGTTCCTCTCGTTTTCATACTAATTCAGCTCGCAGAAGGAGAAAACTCAATAAAATACCTTCTCCCCTTTCCGACCTCGTTCCCCTGGCCGGTCACTGTCAACAAATGGGTTTACGCAGGACTGTACATTTTTGAGGTTTACGCCTCAACCTGCCTCGTCGTCTTTACCGTAGCCGTCGACTCTCTCTtcggtttttttattttccaaatatCCGGGCAACTTCGCACCTTGTCCCATCGAATTAGAAATGTCGGCTCGGGGGCTAATCATCGAGAGGAATTGATCGAGTGCATCTCCAGACATCAAACTTTAACCCAGTGCCAAAGGAGCCTCGGACGCATTTACGGACCGATTGTTCTCTGGCTGTCCGTTGCGAGCGCAATGGTTTTGTGCGCCCTCATTTACCAAGCTGCTCAC TTGAGTCCGAAAAAAGCGGTCATCGTCGTGCTGTATTTGTTCATCAAAGGCATTCAAACACTGTTCTATGGTTGGTCCGGAACAACTTTATCAATTGAG AATGACAATTTCCGTGAGGCCGTATACTCGAGTGACTGGGCAGGTTCGGGTGAAAAAACACTTATGACGAATATTTTGATGCTGCTCATATACAATAAACCGTTCGTCCTGAAGGCGTGTTCAGTCACAACGATATCTGTAGATTTATTTATAACC GTCTCCAATACCGCTATCTCGTATTACTTCATGCTGCGAACACTGGAGAAAGCACAATAA